In the Malania oleifera isolate guangnan ecotype guangnan chromosome 1, ASM2987363v1, whole genome shotgun sequence genome, one interval contains:
- the LOC131163581 gene encoding kinesin-like protein KIN-4A isoform X1, which produces MEVAEDCCVKVALHIRPLIPDERLQGCNDCVTVVPGKPQVQVGTHSFTFDHVYGSSGSPSHSMFEECVAPLVDGLFQGYNATVLAYGQTGSGKTYTMGTAFNDGCNTGLIPQVMNALFNKIEMLKHQIEFQLHVSFIEILKEEVRDLLDYPSLSKSETNGHAGKITAPGRPPIQIRETSNGVITLAGSTEVAVSTLKEMAACLEQGSLSRATGSTNMNNQSSRSHAIFTITLSQMRKLHPVCPGETNPHVDVGEEYLCAKLHLVDLAGSERAKRTGSDGVRFKEGIHINRGLLALGNVISALGDEKKRKEGMHVPYRDSKLTRLLQDSLGGNSKTVMIACISPADINVEETLNTLKYANRARNIQNKPVVNRDLVSNEMQKMRQQLEYLQAELSARGGGASSNEVQVLKERIAWLEAANEDLCRELHEYRRGHAIAGTDAQDGSINFMKSEGLKMGVQNLNSSDYPMVEAVTGENSGEIDEVAEKEWEHALRQNTMDKELNELNKRLEQKESEMELFGGLETEALKQHFGKKITELEEEKRTVQRERDRLLAEVENLAATSDGQALKMPNIHAQKLKALEAQILDLKKKQENQVQLLKQKQKSEEAAKRLQDEIHCIKAQKVQLQHKIKQEAEQFRQWKASREKELLQLRKEGRRNEYERHKLQALNQRQKMLFACYPLQVLQRKTEEAAMATKRLKELLEGRKSSARDNHVYSNGHSPTGQSNEKNLQQWLDHELEVMVNVHEVRFEYEKQSQVRAALAEELALLKQVDQASMNGHSPRGKNGYSRVSSMSPNARMARIASLEHMLSISSNTLVTMASQLSEAEERDRAFSSRGRWNQLRSMGDAKNLLQYMFNATADARCQLWQKEREINEMKEELNELLILLKQSEAHRKEILKEQKLKEQAVAAALVTSASGAPRGSLKHFADDMSGPSSPISLPAQKQLKFTAGIANGSIRESAAFLDQTRKMVPIGQLSMKKMAVVGQAGKLWRWKRSHHQWLLQFKWKWQKPWKLSEWIKHSDETIMRSRPRPHALVDVMG; this is translated from the exons ATGGAGGTAGCAGAGGATTGCTGCGTCAAGGTTGCGCTTCACATCCGCCCGCTCATACCCGATGAACGCCTTCAAGGTTGCAACGACTGTGTCACCGTCGTACCCGGGAAGCCTCAG GTACAAGTTGGTACACATTCTTTTACATTCGATCATGTCTATGGAAGTAGTGGTTCTCCATCACACTCCATGTTTGAAGAATGCGTCGCCCCACTTGTTGATGGTTTGTTTCAAGGATACAATGCCACTGTTCTTGCATATGGTCAG ACAGGGTCTGGGAAAACATACACCATGGGGACTGCTTTCAACGATGGTTGCAATACAGGATTGATCCCTCAAGTTATGAATGCACTATTCAACAAGATTGAGATGTTGAAGCATCAAATTGAATTCCAGTTGCATGTTTCATTCATAGAG ATTCTAAAAGAAGAAGTGAGGGATTTGCTGGATTACCCTTCTTTGAGCAAGTCGGAGACCAATGGACATGCTGGGAAAATTACTGCCCCTGGGAGACCACCAATACAAATTCGTGAAACATCAAATGGAGTTATAACATTAGCAGGGTCAACTGAAGTAGCTGTCAGTACACTAAAAGAAATGGCTGCTTGCCTGGAGCAAGGATCACTAAGCAGGGCAACAGGGAGCACAAATATGAACAACCAGTCCAG TCGGTCGCATGCCATCTTCACCATCACATTGTCACAGATGCGTAAACTTCATCCAGTTTGTCCTGGCGAGACCAATCCACATGTGGATGTGGGTGAAGAGTACTTATGTGCAAAACTTCATTTGGTTGATCTGGCTGGATCTGAACGAGCTAAAAGAACAGGCTCTGATGGTGTACGTTTTAAAGAGG GTATTCACATTAACAGGGGGCTTCTTGCACTTGGTAATGTCATCAGTGCATTAGGAGATGAGAAAAAGCGGAAAGAAGGCATGCATGTTCCTTATCGAGATAGTAAACTAACTCGACTCTTGCAG GATTCGCTTGGTGGTAACAGCAAAACTGTTATGATCG CTTGCATCAGTCCTGCTGATATCAATGTTGAGGAAACTCTTAACACTCTCAAATATGCTAACCGTGCTCGCAATATTCAGAATAAGCCTGTT GTTAATAGAGATTTAGTATCAAATGAAATGCAAAAGATGCGGCAGCAGCTGGAGTACTTGCAAGCAGAGCTTAGTGCTCGTGGGGGAGGAGCTTCATCTAATGAAGTGCAG GTTCTTAAGGAAAGGATTGCCTGGCTTGAGGCTGCAAATGAGGACCTTTGCCGAGAACTTCATGAATATCGCCGCGGACATGCTATTGCAGGGAcagatgctcaa GATGGTTCCataaattttatgaaaagtgAGGGACTTAAGATGGGTGTGCAGAATTTGAACTCATCTGATTATCCAATGGTTGAAGCTGTTACAG GTGAAAACTCCGGAGAAATTGATGAAGTAGCAGAAAAAGAGTGGGAGCATGCACTTCGTCAAAATACCATGGACAAAGAGTTGAATGAGTTAAACAAACGTTTGGAGCAGAAAGAG TCCGAGATGGAACTTTTTGGAGGGCTGGAAACTGAAGCTCTTAAGCAACACTTTGGGAAGAAAATCACCGAACTTGAGGAAGAGAAAAGAACCGTGCAG CGAGAGAGGGACCGTTTGCTGGCTGAAGTTGAAAACCTTGCTGCTACTTCTGATGGACAAGCACTGAAAATGCCAAACATTCATGCACAGAAATTGAAAGCGCTCGAGGCACAA ATCTTAGAtcttaagaagaaacaagaaaaccaGGTTCAGCTTttaaagcaaaaacaaaaaagtgAGGAAGCAGCAAAACGACTGCAAGATGAAATACATTGTATCAAGGCTCAAAAG GTTCAATTGCAGCATAAGATCAAGCAAGAAGCAGAACAATTTCGACAATGGAAGGCCTCTCGTGAGAAGGAGCTGCTACAG CTAAGGAAGGAGGGCAGGAGAAATGAGTATGAAAGACATAAACTGCAAGCACTAAATCAGCGCCAGAAAATG CTTTTTGCTTGCTATCCATTGCAGGTTCTTCAAAGAAAAACTGAAGAGGCTGCTATGGCAACTAAAAGGCTGAAAGAGTTGCTTGAAGGCCGCAAGTCTTCAGCTCGTGACAACCATG TTTACTCTAATGGGCACTCACCAACTGGGCAG AGCAATGAAAAAAATTTGCAACAATGGCTTGATCATGAGCTTGAAGTCATGGTGAATGTGCATGAGGTTCGATTTGAGTATGAGAAGCAAAGTCAAGT ACGAGCTGCACTAGCGGAAGAGTTAGCCTTGTTGAAACAAGTAGATCAAGCTTCTATGAATGGGCATAGTCCAAGAGGAAAGAATGGATATTCTAG AGTGTCCTCCATGTCACCAAATGCAAGAATGGCAAGAATAGCTTCGCTTGAGCACATGCTGAGCATATCTTCAAATACACTTGTGACTATGGCTTCACAACTTTCAGAGGCAGAAGAGCGGGACCGTGCCTTTTCCAGTCGTGGACGTTGGAACCAGTTACGCTCCATGGGAGATGCAAAGAACTTGCTTCAGTACATGTTTAATGCTACAGCAGATGCAAG GTGTCAGTTGTGGCAAAAGGAGAGGGAAATAAATGAGATGAAAGAGGAATTGAACGAGCTTCTAATTCTATTGAAACAAAGTGAAGCTCATCgaaaagaaattttgaaggaGCAAAAGCTGAAGGAGCAAGCTGTTGCTGCTGCCTTGGTTACATCTGCTTCG GGTGCTCCACGTGGTTCATTGAAACACTTTGCAGATGATATGAGTGGTCCATCATCTCCAATATCGCTACCAGCTCAAAAGCAACTCAAATTTACAGCTGGGATTGCTAATGGGTCAATTAGAGAGTCAGCAGCATTTTTAGACCAGACGAGAAAG
- the LOC131163581 gene encoding kinesin-like protein KIN-4A isoform X3, protein MEVAEDCCVKVALHIRPLIPDERLQGCNDCVTVVPGKPQVQVGTHSFTFDHVYGSSGSPSHSMFEECVAPLVDGLFQGYNATVLAYGQTGSGKTYTMGTAFNDGCNTGLIPQVMNALFNKIEMLKHQIEFQLHVSFIEILKEEVRDLLDYPSLSKSETNGHAGKITAPGRPPIQIRETSNGVITLAGSTEVAVSTLKEMAACLEQGSLSRATGSTNMNNQSSRSHAIFTITLSQMRKLHPVCPGETNPHVDVGEEYLCAKLHLVDLAGSERAKRTGSDGVRFKEGIHINRGLLALGNVISALGDEKKRKEGMHVPYRDSKLTRLLQDSLGGNSKTVMIACISPADINVEETLNTLKYANRARNIQNKPVVNRDLVSNEMQKMRQQLEYLQAELSARGGGASSNEVQVLKERIAWLEAANEDLCRELHEYRRGHAIAGTDAQDGSINFMKSEGLKMGVQNLNSSDYPMVEAVTGENSGEIDEVAEKEWEHALRQNTMDKELNELNKRLEQKESEMELFGGLETEALKQHFGKKITELEEEKRTVQRERDRLLAEVENLAATSDGQALKMPNIHAQKLKALEAQILDLKKKQENQVQLLKQKQKSEEAAKRLQDEIHCIKAQKVQLQHKIKQEAEQFRQWKASREKELLQLRKEGRRNEYERHKLQALNQRQKMVLQRKTEEAAMATKRLKELLEGRKSSARDNHVYSNGHSPTGQSNEKNLQQWLDHELEVMVNVHEVRFEYEKQSQVRAALAEELALLKQVDQASMNGHSPRGKNGYSRVSSMSPNARMARIASLEHMLSISSNTLVTMASQLSEAEERDRAFSSRGRWNQLRSMGDAKNLLQYMFNATADARCQLWQKEREINEMKEELNELLILLKQSEAHRKEILKEQKLKEQAVAAALVTSASGAPRGSLKHFADDMSGPSSPISLPAQKQLKFTAGIANGSIRESAAFLDQTRKMVPIGQLSMKKMAVVGQAGKLWRWKRSHHQWLLQFKWKWQKPWKLSEWIKHSDETIMRSRPRPHALVDVMG, encoded by the exons ATGGAGGTAGCAGAGGATTGCTGCGTCAAGGTTGCGCTTCACATCCGCCCGCTCATACCCGATGAACGCCTTCAAGGTTGCAACGACTGTGTCACCGTCGTACCCGGGAAGCCTCAG GTACAAGTTGGTACACATTCTTTTACATTCGATCATGTCTATGGAAGTAGTGGTTCTCCATCACACTCCATGTTTGAAGAATGCGTCGCCCCACTTGTTGATGGTTTGTTTCAAGGATACAATGCCACTGTTCTTGCATATGGTCAG ACAGGGTCTGGGAAAACATACACCATGGGGACTGCTTTCAACGATGGTTGCAATACAGGATTGATCCCTCAAGTTATGAATGCACTATTCAACAAGATTGAGATGTTGAAGCATCAAATTGAATTCCAGTTGCATGTTTCATTCATAGAG ATTCTAAAAGAAGAAGTGAGGGATTTGCTGGATTACCCTTCTTTGAGCAAGTCGGAGACCAATGGACATGCTGGGAAAATTACTGCCCCTGGGAGACCACCAATACAAATTCGTGAAACATCAAATGGAGTTATAACATTAGCAGGGTCAACTGAAGTAGCTGTCAGTACACTAAAAGAAATGGCTGCTTGCCTGGAGCAAGGATCACTAAGCAGGGCAACAGGGAGCACAAATATGAACAACCAGTCCAG TCGGTCGCATGCCATCTTCACCATCACATTGTCACAGATGCGTAAACTTCATCCAGTTTGTCCTGGCGAGACCAATCCACATGTGGATGTGGGTGAAGAGTACTTATGTGCAAAACTTCATTTGGTTGATCTGGCTGGATCTGAACGAGCTAAAAGAACAGGCTCTGATGGTGTACGTTTTAAAGAGG GTATTCACATTAACAGGGGGCTTCTTGCACTTGGTAATGTCATCAGTGCATTAGGAGATGAGAAAAAGCGGAAAGAAGGCATGCATGTTCCTTATCGAGATAGTAAACTAACTCGACTCTTGCAG GATTCGCTTGGTGGTAACAGCAAAACTGTTATGATCG CTTGCATCAGTCCTGCTGATATCAATGTTGAGGAAACTCTTAACACTCTCAAATATGCTAACCGTGCTCGCAATATTCAGAATAAGCCTGTT GTTAATAGAGATTTAGTATCAAATGAAATGCAAAAGATGCGGCAGCAGCTGGAGTACTTGCAAGCAGAGCTTAGTGCTCGTGGGGGAGGAGCTTCATCTAATGAAGTGCAG GTTCTTAAGGAAAGGATTGCCTGGCTTGAGGCTGCAAATGAGGACCTTTGCCGAGAACTTCATGAATATCGCCGCGGACATGCTATTGCAGGGAcagatgctcaa GATGGTTCCataaattttatgaaaagtgAGGGACTTAAGATGGGTGTGCAGAATTTGAACTCATCTGATTATCCAATGGTTGAAGCTGTTACAG GTGAAAACTCCGGAGAAATTGATGAAGTAGCAGAAAAAGAGTGGGAGCATGCACTTCGTCAAAATACCATGGACAAAGAGTTGAATGAGTTAAACAAACGTTTGGAGCAGAAAGAG TCCGAGATGGAACTTTTTGGAGGGCTGGAAACTGAAGCTCTTAAGCAACACTTTGGGAAGAAAATCACCGAACTTGAGGAAGAGAAAAGAACCGTGCAG CGAGAGAGGGACCGTTTGCTGGCTGAAGTTGAAAACCTTGCTGCTACTTCTGATGGACAAGCACTGAAAATGCCAAACATTCATGCACAGAAATTGAAAGCGCTCGAGGCACAA ATCTTAGAtcttaagaagaaacaagaaaaccaGGTTCAGCTTttaaagcaaaaacaaaaaagtgAGGAAGCAGCAAAACGACTGCAAGATGAAATACATTGTATCAAGGCTCAAAAG GTTCAATTGCAGCATAAGATCAAGCAAGAAGCAGAACAATTTCGACAATGGAAGGCCTCTCGTGAGAAGGAGCTGCTACAG CTAAGGAAGGAGGGCAGGAGAAATGAGTATGAAAGACATAAACTGCAAGCACTAAATCAGCGCCAGAAAATG GTTCTTCAAAGAAAAACTGAAGAGGCTGCTATGGCAACTAAAAGGCTGAAAGAGTTGCTTGAAGGCCGCAAGTCTTCAGCTCGTGACAACCATG TTTACTCTAATGGGCACTCACCAACTGGGCAG AGCAATGAAAAAAATTTGCAACAATGGCTTGATCATGAGCTTGAAGTCATGGTGAATGTGCATGAGGTTCGATTTGAGTATGAGAAGCAAAGTCAAGT ACGAGCTGCACTAGCGGAAGAGTTAGCCTTGTTGAAACAAGTAGATCAAGCTTCTATGAATGGGCATAGTCCAAGAGGAAAGAATGGATATTCTAG AGTGTCCTCCATGTCACCAAATGCAAGAATGGCAAGAATAGCTTCGCTTGAGCACATGCTGAGCATATCTTCAAATACACTTGTGACTATGGCTTCACAACTTTCAGAGGCAGAAGAGCGGGACCGTGCCTTTTCCAGTCGTGGACGTTGGAACCAGTTACGCTCCATGGGAGATGCAAAGAACTTGCTTCAGTACATGTTTAATGCTACAGCAGATGCAAG GTGTCAGTTGTGGCAAAAGGAGAGGGAAATAAATGAGATGAAAGAGGAATTGAACGAGCTTCTAATTCTATTGAAACAAAGTGAAGCTCATCgaaaagaaattttgaaggaGCAAAAGCTGAAGGAGCAAGCTGTTGCTGCTGCCTTGGTTACATCTGCTTCG GGTGCTCCACGTGGTTCATTGAAACACTTTGCAGATGATATGAGTGGTCCATCATCTCCAATATCGCTACCAGCTCAAAAGCAACTCAAATTTACAGCTGGGATTGCTAATGGGTCAATTAGAGAGTCAGCAGCATTTTTAGACCAGACGAGAAAG